Proteins from one Cydia fagiglandana chromosome 13, ilCydFagi1.1, whole genome shotgun sequence genomic window:
- the LOC134670109 gene encoding nuclear protein 1: MSEAFFDEYDHYNFEQDKHIFSGHSGKQRSKREVSEHQNHSDPCGHSRKIVTKLANTEKNKKGGKH, from the coding sequence ATGTCTGAAGCCTTCTTCGACGAGTACGACCACTACAACTTCGAACAAGACAAACACATCTTCTCTGGACACAGCGGCAAGCAGCGATCGAAGCGCGAGGTGAGCGAGCATCAGAACCACTCCGACCCGTGCGGCCATTCTAGAAAGATCGTCACGAAGCTAGCGAACACAGAGAAAAACAAGAAGGGCGGCAAGCACTGA